A stretch of the Candidatus Saccharimonadales bacterium genome encodes the following:
- the smpB gene encoding SsrA-binding protein SmpB, with the protein MAKKKQHTASAITNRRARHDYELGDSLLVGIQLSGAETKALRMGHGQLRGAYVTIKDDELLLINATISPSNGIPISESDQTRARKLLAKRKEIDQLIAAKQQGQTIVPLEMLTKTRFIKLRISTGRGKKLYDKRQALKKRDETRNINAALKARRS; encoded by the coding sequence ATGGCTAAGAAAAAACAACACACCGCGTCAGCGATTACTAATAGGCGAGCACGGCATGATTACGAACTTGGCGACAGCTTGCTTGTCGGCATACAGCTCAGCGGAGCAGAGACCAAAGCACTGCGCATGGGCCACGGCCAGCTTCGCGGCGCCTATGTGACCATCAAAGACGACGAGCTGTTGCTCATCAATGCCACGATCAGCCCGAGCAACGGTATTCCGATCAGCGAATCTGATCAAACCCGGGCCCGCAAACTGCTCGCCAAACGCAAAGAAATCGACCAGCTGATCGCGGCCAAACAACAAGGCCAGACCATCGTGCCGCTTGAAATGCTGACCAAAACCCGGTTCATAAAACTTCGCATTTCAACAGGCCGCGGCAAAAAACTATATGACAAACGCCAAGCCCTCAAAAAGCGCGATGAAACCCGCAATATCAATGCAGCCCTCAAGGCAAGGCGCTCGTAA
- a CDS encoding HNH endonuclease signature motif containing protein, translated as MPERRLYIHRAEYLKKAVTKRRRAVRKKLVEYKGGECMLCGYNKCIDALDLHHIDPNQKLFGVSSGGLTRAWNKVVEEADKCVLICANCHREVHAGIVEVQPV; from the coding sequence ATGCCAGAACGCCGATTATACATTCACCGCGCAGAATATCTCAAAAAAGCTGTTACGAAACGCCGCAGGGCAGTTCGCAAGAAGCTAGTCGAGTATAAAGGCGGGGAATGTATGCTGTGCGGTTACAATAAATGTATCGATGCTCTTGACCTTCATCATATTGATCCGAATCAGAAATTATTCGGTGTGTCATCAGGCGGATTAACGCGTGCCTGGAATAAAGTTGTCGAAGAAGCAGATAAATGCGTCCTTATTTGCGCTAATTGTCACCGAGAAGTGCATGCCGGTATCGTCGAAGTGCAGCCTGTATGA
- a CDS encoding beta-galactosidase: MISWIRSLGSAIARYQRASFRHKVIASSCVAFLLLIGGMYGIARWYIASQASKPLVVGTSFIPAYAESLGLDPKQTMDALINDLGVRHFRLVSYWNQLEPEQGRYDFSLLDWQFAKAEQAGAKVTLSLGLRQPRWPECHMPDWARNKPESVWQPQLEAFMAQVVNRYKTSPALDSYQVENEFFLKGFGICTNFNRDRLVSEYNLVKRLDPTHKAIVARSNNAIGWPVGAPTPDEHGISIYKRVWSPPIGRYMEYPYPGWYYGFVAGWQRLATGRNMMIHELQAETWTPRGQSIQETSLDEQNKSFDAQRFKDRVEYGRATGMREMYLWGSEYWYYRLIKLQDPSLWNVAKDTFETSQDK; the protein is encoded by the coding sequence ATGATAAGCTGGATTCGATCACTCGGTTCTGCTATAGCGCGCTACCAGCGGGCGAGCTTTCGTCATAAAGTAATTGCTTCTAGCTGCGTCGCATTCTTGCTGCTGATCGGCGGCATGTACGGCATCGCCCGCTGGTACATAGCCAGCCAGGCATCAAAACCGCTGGTAGTCGGCACTTCATTCATCCCAGCTTATGCCGAGAGCCTTGGACTCGATCCGAAGCAAACTATGGACGCCTTGATCAATGATCTCGGCGTTCGGCATTTCCGGCTGGTCAGTTATTGGAATCAGCTGGAACCGGAGCAGGGCAGATACGACTTCAGCCTGCTGGATTGGCAATTTGCCAAAGCTGAACAGGCCGGTGCCAAAGTAACGCTGAGCCTCGGCCTGCGCCAACCGCGCTGGCCGGAGTGCCACATGCCGGATTGGGCCCGAAACAAGCCGGAAAGCGTCTGGCAACCCCAGCTAGAAGCCTTTATGGCGCAAGTTGTAAACCGATACAAAACTTCACCGGCCCTGGACAGCTATCAGGTAGAAAACGAATTTTTCCTGAAAGGCTTTGGTATCTGCACTAATTTCAACCGCGATCGCCTGGTCTCTGAATATAATCTTGTCAAACGTCTCGATCCGACACACAAGGCTATCGTCGCCCGCAGCAATAACGCTATTGGCTGGCCAGTCGGTGCGCCCACACCCGACGAACACGGCATCTCTATCTACAAGCGCGTATGGAGCCCGCCGATCGGACGCTACATGGAATACCCATACCCCGGATGGTACTACGGCTTTGTTGCTGGCTGGCAACGACTGGCAACCGGCCGGAACATGATGATCCATGAGCTGCAAGCCGAGACCTGGACGCCGCGCGGCCAGAGTATTCAGGAGACGTCTCTGGATGAGCAAAACAAATCATTCGACGCCCAGCGTTTCAAAGACCGGGTCGAATACGGCCGGGCAACCGGTATGCGCGAAATGTATCTCTGGGGCAGCGAGTACTGGTATTACCGTCTTATCAAACTGCAGGATCCGAGCCTGTGGAATGTCGCCAAAGATACCTTCGAAACTAGTCAGGACAAGTAG
- a CDS encoding PA14 domain-containing protein, producing the protein MRGFGQKFKAIAKAPLKLTALFLLHKKYKLNERKIKDFNMRFSAVTVATVFTFSSLTVGLGSFLYDYQQKQARTPQALNNVASGAVPVDLGDAKKVSKLPDKMKNELSETRKVLQNGKPRDLTKVKVLDEDRSPTQKTFLNKDGSKTVEQSVLPTSYQKDGKWQDIDMTLEKDKSKNEWKTKANKWQVTFKKLTETEGVNVKQGNQTAKLTPIGGKDSEPEVSDSGSDQIVTYKNVWPGVDVKYEVNASELKESIVISKPESQTNFKFKLDGASLSPNPDQPGYYKLDGEMADLNIAPPTVGLADQGIVGSEPYVKQTISNNEITVDVDKDWFSKLDKKSFPVIVDPSFVSNNGFNYVNYRHDGYVCNPGMGCSNSAGNNRPYYIWRFATHANFDQLQDPNKYLLNASLHLQMVEPNDSSISTKGTYDGRMFYARHLGAFNYHGIDGSYGTASANIGYQGDMDVTELYRKAIAGGDFGFWMMVNGDESDNYTFKTFDYEDTRVTFTYDNLPAASALTAPADKATVVNVQPFLTSGYATDPDGQAVKYRFRVTTGNDGNSGMVVSSDWLDSPQWTVPDNALKDGTTYYWKVQTWDQVDAGNPATGRLGSWKDSEVRSFRVDMRNGKDATQAFDTVEGVSTDLATGNVTTSNNTHSVSALGGSLGLGLEYNSPVRSRNGLTAQYWNDAANCACFPSTAPAVTRVDGAVDSDWLGGSPQPGTISNDHFLARWQGYFVAPLDGTYKFGADADDGVRIFVNNETTAKLDSWGYSSPTLRFGTDSVQLTAGQIIPIKIEYFDWEQGARMKLYVKGPQFANAQSNPNGERVVLSNWLQTGVKQVSDKYGLTGRYYYSDNNGPSPSFPANANDRLFLTRNDSQVSFHWGGGSPIPGAPSDDFMVRWSGYITPQVTDNYKFKTVADDGSRVFLNNSTTPILNNWADNPGITTQSNTVQLNAGQSYPITVEYYENAGGATAELHMIDSSGAERVVPAEMLTQEVPALPDGWKLSADEDGDLTYEFAAINNSSVVLRDATGETHEYKYVNNAYVAPPNEEGILTRNADGSLTLQDSDGKTYVFNSDGTIRSVTNPVDSRKAAVINYDYGTSPGSANPNITHLLKLSDSVDTSRFAQLIYAGESACPAVPSGFDAVPTNMVCALKTSDNRVTQFVYQNDPTGKPQLARIVEPGNEIQSFGYDSAGTGLLTQMRTALANDAVSAGVRTQSDLLNTTISYDLIGRATKVKYPEATPGATRQAHSYQYNSVDPQSGVASAGYSFVKVDGATEPVGFNRKVEYDSTFRTLQDTDLANLMTTTEWDPVKDMILSTTDPVGLKTMHIYDYADRLTDRYGAAPSAWFGADRKPLAAYVSQVPRNQSGYDEGINSLAATYYNYKSSTKTLSGAPKNHQTGIGGSNGDINRTWGSTVPTPVDTGNGNTGWGVRLSGDVKLNEVGVHTFRVHSDDGVRLYVDDKLIINDWEDGGQRSHAMNMNVTINNTVANSYHPIRVEYYNKNTTENDAQLILYKTSPGGSETAALGSLLTPRYGLTTSQKNFDSSTQVGDTQTNTNYGASPELGLAQSSIVDPGGLNYNTSSSYEAQGATGSLMRMIGKTLPGGTNTSYGYFGATETADNPCTPATEVFKQGGMLKLKTEPGLAGAGAARTTETVYDDAGRVVAIRYNTDPWTCTTYDDRGRVTQVQIPAINGASARTVTNSWAVGGNPLITNTSDPEGTIQTTFDLLGRTVTYSDSYVNTTQYVYDAIGRLTSKTSPVGLEEYVYNNFNRLTEQKLDSVVLSYAGYDAFGRLNSATYPTAGSSAVSIGYDQLGRSNNVTYTLGDSTSQVSDSVTRSQSGQIISGTELGQAKSYSYDKASRLVSATVAGQQFTYGFGTATGCAVGDNANAGKNANRTSATRTNGGTTTTTNYCYNNADQLVSSTDPTVTNAEYDAHGNTRFLGSGTTRTEFRYDSSDRNSAIIENNGGVEAFFSRDAQNRIKYRSQDNYGLNQKQTFSGYTGTGDTADFIRNTSWTVVEKYQALPGGVLLTIRPTETDAAKKDTYSLPNIHGDVMATTNTNGTSTGSYQYDPFGQLLSSTAADNTTAGNSYGWVGKHQKQTEKDFTLKPQEMGARIYIASLGRFLQVDPIEGGVENRYIYPADPINKEDLDGQAAFLIPVAIFAGRIAVQYAAKHVAKKAATVAARNLSEKLAMQTVRANPKVGIEIMKGKIKDARYSAKDGWRKMEYRHVPLTNKGKKVIVHYFYNSSKKAVKQVKIKRYR; encoded by the coding sequence ATGAGAGGTTTTGGCCAAAAATTCAAAGCAATTGCAAAAGCGCCGTTAAAATTGACGGCGCTTTTTTTATTACACAAAAAATACAAGCTTAATGAGCGTAAAATCAAAGACTTTAATATGCGCTTTTCCGCAGTAACAGTTGCAACCGTTTTTACTTTTTCAAGCCTTACAGTTGGGTTAGGTTCATTTCTTTATGATTATCAGCAGAAGCAAGCCCGAACGCCTCAAGCCTTGAACAATGTCGCTTCAGGTGCCGTCCCGGTCGATCTGGGCGACGCTAAGAAAGTCTCTAAACTTCCCGATAAAATGAAGAACGAGTTGAGCGAGACCCGTAAGGTACTTCAAAACGGTAAACCACGGGATCTTACAAAAGTTAAAGTACTCGACGAAGATCGCAGTCCAACTCAAAAGACCTTCCTTAATAAAGATGGCAGCAAAACCGTCGAGCAAAGTGTTTTACCGACAAGTTATCAAAAAGACGGCAAGTGGCAAGACATTGATATGACTCTCGAAAAAGACAAGTCAAAGAACGAGTGGAAAACAAAAGCCAACAAGTGGCAGGTAACTTTTAAGAAATTAACTGAAACTGAGGGCGTTAATGTAAAGCAGGGCAATCAAACTGCAAAGTTAACTCCAATAGGCGGCAAAGATAGCGAGCCTGAAGTAAGTGACAGCGGCTCTGACCAAATTGTTACTTACAAGAATGTTTGGCCTGGGGTAGACGTAAAGTATGAAGTTAATGCCTCCGAGCTAAAAGAAAGCATCGTTATTAGTAAGCCGGAAAGTCAAACCAACTTCAAATTTAAATTAGATGGCGCAAGCTTAAGTCCAAATCCTGATCAACCTGGCTATTATAAATTGGACGGTGAAATGGCTGACCTTAATATAGCACCACCTACTGTTGGCCTTGCCGACCAGGGTATTGTCGGATCCGAACCATATGTTAAACAGACAATTAGCAACAATGAAATAACCGTCGATGTAGACAAAGATTGGTTTTCAAAATTAGATAAGAAATCATTTCCGGTAATTGTCGACCCAAGCTTTGTATCAAACAATGGCTTCAATTATGTGAACTACCGCCACGATGGCTACGTATGCAATCCAGGTATGGGCTGCAGCAACAGCGCTGGTAACAACAGACCGTACTATATCTGGCGGTTTGCTACGCACGCTAATTTTGATCAGTTACAAGATCCTAATAAGTACTTATTAAATGCCTCTCTGCACCTTCAAATGGTTGAGCCAAATGATTCCTCCATATCTACTAAAGGTACATACGACGGACGTATGTTCTACGCACGCCACTTAGGTGCATTCAATTACCATGGTATTGACGGAAGCTATGGTACGGCCAGTGCTAACATCGGTTACCAAGGTGACATGGACGTGACTGAGCTCTACCGTAAAGCGATTGCAGGCGGCGATTTCGGCTTCTGGATGATGGTTAATGGTGATGAAAGTGATAACTATACATTTAAGACTTTTGATTATGAAGACACCCGTGTCACTTTTACTTATGACAATCTTCCAGCTGCTAGTGCTTTAACTGCTCCGGCAGATAAAGCAACGGTCGTTAATGTACAACCGTTTCTAACAAGTGGCTACGCGACCGATCCTGACGGACAAGCGGTTAAGTATCGCTTCCGCGTTACGACTGGCAATGATGGAAATAGTGGTATGGTCGTATCGTCTGATTGGCTCGATTCACCGCAGTGGACGGTACCGGATAACGCATTGAAAGACGGAACAACTTATTACTGGAAAGTGCAAACGTGGGATCAAGTAGATGCTGGCAATCCTGCAACTGGTCGGCTAGGTTCTTGGAAAGACAGCGAAGTGCGGTCGTTTAGGGTTGATATGCGCAATGGCAAAGACGCTACGCAAGCCTTCGACACTGTTGAAGGGGTTTCAACTGATTTGGCAACTGGCAATGTAACTACTTCTAATAACACTCATTCTGTTAGTGCATTAGGGGGCTCACTAGGCTTAGGACTAGAATACAATTCCCCAGTACGCTCACGTAATGGGCTGACTGCCCAGTATTGGAATGATGCGGCCAACTGTGCCTGCTTCCCAAGCACCGCACCGGCCGTAACTCGTGTTGACGGTGCTGTGGACTCTGATTGGTTGGGCGGATCGCCGCAACCGGGCACGATTAGCAATGATCATTTCTTAGCTCGTTGGCAAGGTTACTTTGTCGCTCCGCTAGATGGAACATATAAGTTTGGTGCTGATGCTGATGATGGCGTTCGTATATTTGTGAATAATGAAACGACCGCGAAACTGGACAGCTGGGGTTATAGTTCACCGACATTGAGATTCGGTACAGATTCAGTACAGCTGACTGCCGGACAAATTATTCCTATAAAGATTGAGTACTTTGACTGGGAGCAAGGTGCAAGAATGAAATTGTATGTAAAGGGTCCTCAGTTTGCCAATGCACAATCTAATCCAAATGGTGAACGGGTCGTGCTAAGTAACTGGCTTCAAACCGGCGTAAAGCAGGTGAGTGACAAGTACGGATTAACAGGACGGTATTACTACAGCGACAATAATGGCCCCTCACCAAGCTTTCCTGCAAATGCTAATGACCGACTTTTCTTAACACGTAATGACAGTCAGGTATCATTCCACTGGGGAGGCGGTAGTCCAATTCCAGGTGCGCCTTCAGACGACTTCATGGTTCGCTGGAGCGGCTATATCACTCCTCAAGTCACCGATAACTACAAATTTAAGACAGTAGCTGATGACGGCAGTCGGGTATTCCTTAATAATTCGACTACGCCGATACTCAATAACTGGGCTGATAACCCTGGCATTACGACACAATCAAACACCGTTCAATTAAACGCCGGTCAGTCATATCCAATTACTGTCGAGTACTATGAAAACGCCGGTGGTGCTACCGCAGAGCTACATATGATAGATTCATCGGGAGCTGAACGGGTGGTACCAGCCGAAATGCTTACACAAGAAGTACCGGCCTTACCGGACGGTTGGAAGCTAAGTGCAGATGAAGATGGTGACTTAACTTACGAATTTGCTGCAATTAATAACAGCAGCGTAGTCTTACGTGACGCAACTGGAGAAACTCATGAATACAAATACGTTAACAATGCTTATGTTGCTCCGCCAAATGAAGAAGGCATATTGACTCGTAACGCCGATGGCAGCTTAACTTTGCAGGATTCGGATGGAAAAACCTACGTCTTTAACTCCGATGGTACTATTCGCTCGGTCACTAATCCAGTCGATAGCCGCAAAGCAGCCGTCATAAACTATGATTACGGTACAAGCCCCGGATCTGCTAACCCTAACATCACCCATCTATTGAAGTTAAGCGATTCTGTGGACACTTCGCGTTTTGCACAATTGATCTACGCTGGTGAATCGGCTTGTCCAGCTGTGCCATCAGGTTTCGATGCCGTACCGACAAATATGGTATGTGCCTTAAAGACCTCCGATAACCGTGTAACTCAATTTGTCTATCAGAACGATCCTACTGGTAAGCCGCAACTCGCACGAATTGTTGAGCCTGGCAATGAGATACAATCATTTGGCTATGATTCAGCTGGAACTGGGCTACTTACGCAGATGCGAACCGCACTAGCAAACGATGCAGTATCTGCTGGAGTAAGAACTCAAAGTGATTTGCTTAATACGACCATAAGCTACGATTTGATTGGTCGGGCTACAAAAGTCAAATATCCTGAGGCAACACCGGGAGCTACCAGGCAAGCTCATTCCTATCAATACAACAGCGTTGATCCTCAGAGTGGCGTAGCAAGTGCCGGATACTCATTCGTAAAAGTTGATGGTGCCACGGAACCAGTCGGCTTTAACCGTAAGGTTGAATACGACAGTACCTTCAGGACCTTGCAAGATACTGATTTAGCAAACTTGATGACTACGACCGAGTGGGATCCAGTTAAAGACATGATCCTGTCTACCACCGACCCAGTCGGTCTTAAAACAATGCATATCTATGATTATGCTGATCGGTTGACTGATAGATACGGCGCAGCACCGTCCGCTTGGTTTGGAGCAGATAGAAAGCCATTAGCTGCTTATGTATCACAAGTACCGCGTAATCAAAGTGGCTATGATGAAGGCATTAATAGTCTTGCTGCTACATACTATAACTACAAATCCAGCACTAAAACATTGAGCGGAGCACCTAAGAACCATCAGACAGGTATTGGCGGCTCGAACGGTGATATCAACCGGACGTGGGGTTCAACCGTACCGACACCGGTCGATACTGGCAACGGCAATACTGGCTGGGGCGTACGCTTAAGTGGTGATGTCAAGCTCAATGAAGTAGGCGTACATACGTTCAGGGTACATAGCGACGACGGTGTCCGTTTATACGTTGATGACAAGCTTATCATCAATGACTGGGAAGACGGCGGCCAACGCTCTCACGCTATGAATATGAACGTTACGATTAATAACACCGTTGCTAACAGCTATCACCCTATCCGAGTTGAGTATTACAATAAGAATACAACCGAAAACGATGCTCAACTCATTCTTTACAAAACTTCGCCGGGAGGATCCGAAACAGCTGCATTAGGATCACTGCTGACACCCCGATACGGCTTAACAACTTCTCAAAAGAATTTCGATTCTAGCACTCAAGTCGGTGACACACAGACAAATACCAATTACGGCGCCAGTCCAGAGTTGGGCCTCGCTCAAAGTAGTATTGTTGATCCGGGCGGGCTTAACTATAACACCTCCTCTAGCTACGAAGCACAAGGCGCAACTGGGAGCTTAATGCGCATGATTGGCAAGACACTGCCTGGCGGCACCAACACAAGTTACGGCTACTTTGGTGCGACTGAAACAGCTGATAACCCGTGCACACCTGCTACTGAAGTATTTAAGCAAGGCGGCATGCTTAAGCTTAAGACTGAGCCGGGTCTTGCCGGAGCCGGAGCTGCTCGCACTACTGAAACAGTCTACGATGACGCAGGTCGGGTTGTAGCTATCCGCTATAACACTGACCCGTGGACATGTACAACCTATGATGATCGTGGCCGCGTCACACAGGTGCAGATACCAGCCATCAATGGTGCATCAGCCAGAACAGTTACTAATAGCTGGGCAGTAGGCGGAAACCCACTGATTACAAACACGAGTGATCCTGAGGGCACTATACAAACGACATTTGATTTGCTAGGTCGAACCGTTACCTACTCAGACTCGTACGTAAATACTACACAATATGTTTACGATGCAATTGGCCGACTCACCTCTAAAACCAGCCCGGTTGGTCTTGAAGAATACGTTTACAATAATTTTAATCGCTTGACAGAGCAGAAACTCGATTCAGTAGTACTATCTTATGCTGGCTACGACGCCTTTGGCCGCTTGAACAGCGCAACATATCCGACTGCCGGATCATCCGCTGTCAGTATCGGTTACGACCAACTTGGACGTAGTAACAATGTTACTTACACTCTTGGCGACAGCACATCTCAAGTCAGCGATTCGGTAACTCGTTCGCAGTCTGGTCAGATAATCTCCGGGACAGAGCTAGGCCAAGCGAAAAGCTATAGCTATGACAAAGCCAGTAGATTAGTAAGTGCAACGGTTGCAGGGCAGCAGTTCACTTATGGCTTTGGTACCGCTACCGGTTGCGCCGTTGGCGACAACGCAAACGCCGGGAAAAACGCTAACCGAACAAGCGCGACCCGTACTAATGGTGGTACGACCACTACAACTAACTACTGCTACAACAATGCCGATCAGCTTGTGAGTTCGACAGATCCTACTGTAACAAATGCCGAGTACGACGCCCATGGCAATACCCGTTTCCTTGGCAGTGGCACGACCAGAACAGAATTCCGTTACGATTCAAGCGATCGCAATAGCGCGATAATTGAGAATAATGGAGGCGTCGAAGCCTTCTTCAGTCGCGATGCGCAAAACCGCATTAAATACCGCAGTCAAGACAATTATGGATTAAATCAAAAACAAACCTTTTCTGGCTACACTGGAACTGGCGATACCGCTGACTTCATCCGTAATACTAGCTGGACGGTCGTTGAGAAGTACCAGGCACTTCCTGGTGGCGTTCTACTTACTATCCGACCAACTGAAACCGATGCTGCTAAAAAAGACACCTACAGTCTACCGAATATACATGGTGACGTCATGGCAACAACAAATACTAATGGTACAAGTACCGGATCATATCAATATGATCCATTCGGTCAATTGTTGTCCTCGACTGCTGCAGACAACACTACCGCTGGCAATAGCTATGGCTGGGTCGGTAAGCATCAAAAGCAAACTGAAAAAGACTTTACTCTTAAGCCTCAGGAAATGGGTGCCAGGATCTATATTGCAAGCCTTGGTCGCTTTTTACAGGTCGATCCAATAGAGGGCGGGGTAGAAAATCGATACATTTACCCAGCTGATCCAATCAACAAAGAAGATCTAGACGGACAAGCAGCTTTCTTAATACCAGTAGCGATATTTGCGGGGAGAATAGCAGTTCAGTACGCCGCAAAACATGTAGCCAAGAAAGCTGCTACAGTAGCGGCTAGAAATCTTAGTGAAAAGCTAGCTATGCAGACTGTTCGTGCAAATCCAAAAGTAGGCATAGAGATAATGAAAGGAAAAATTAAAGATGCTAGATACTCAGCCAAAGATGGGTGGCGAAAAATGGAGTACAGGCATGTTCCTTTGACAAATAAGGGTAAGAAAGTTATAGTACATTACTTCTACAACTCGTCTAAGAAAGCTGTAAAACAGGTGAAGATAAAGAGATATCGATGA